A DNA window from Etheostoma spectabile isolate EspeVRDwgs_2016 chromosome 22, UIUC_Espe_1.0, whole genome shotgun sequence contains the following coding sequences:
- the dnajc13 gene encoding dnaJ homolog subfamily C member 13 isoform X5 yields MNVVKENKDLACFYTTKHSWRGKYKRVFSVGTYGITTYNPATLEVTNQWPYGDICGIGPVGKGQGTEFNLTFRKGSGKKSETLKFSTEHRTELLTEALRFRTEFSEGKITGRRYNCYKHHWSDARKPVSLEVTPGGIDQIDPQTNRVVCSYDYRNVEGFVEVSDYQGGFCILYGGFSRLHLFASEHRDDIIRCAIEHAGNFIGIMLRLRKEMLTFEDFVTDRLGKYSSDDSITSLAEFVVQKITPRHPEPVKRILALTETCLVERDPASYNIVTIKPFGEVFALICDVDNPQVFTVEFIRGQIRKFSSTERDSLLASLLDGVRASGNRDVCVKMAPTQRGQRWGLLSMPVDEEVESLHLKFLAAPPNGNFADAVFRFNANISYSGVLHAVTQDGLFSENKEKLINNAILSLLSQEAELPALNTELESHFQAIRRLVASKAGFQAFTQLPKFREKLGVKTVKALKRNNNSVTHAAVDMLCALMCPMHDDYDLRQEQLNKASLLSSKKFLENLLEKFITNVDHGTGALVISSLLDFLTFALCAPYSETTEGQQFDMLLEMVASDGRTLFKLFQHPSMAIVKGAGLVMKAIIEEGDKEIATKMQDLALSEGALPRHLHTSLFTISSDQRMLTNRQLSRHLVGLWTAENPVAMNLLKRILPTGLLAYLDSPDPVPEKDMDRMHVRDNLKIATDQLNRNKVPEWQRIAGKAAKEVEKFAKEKADVVLMHWRDKMGIAQKENPNQKPVILRKRRQRIKIEVNWELFYYRFQLDHARSNLIWNLRTREELRDALEGEMRAFSVDRELGSATVISWNHQEFEVKYECLSDEIKIGDYYLRLLLEEDESDESNAIKRSYEFFNELYHRFLLTPKVTMKCLCLQALAIVYGKCYEEIGPFTDTKYIVGMLDRCTDKLERDRLILFLNKLILNKKNVKEVMDSNGVRILVDLLTMAHLHTNRATVPLQSNVLEASPDMKRESEKEWYFGNADKERRGPFSFEEMQEFWSTGVLTAKTRCWAQGMDGWRPLQAIPQLKWCLLATGQAVMNESDLATLILNMLITMCSYYPSRDQDNAIIRPLPKIKRMISDNACLPHIVQLLLTFDPTLVEKVANVLNLVMQDNPNLQRLYLTGVFFFIMMYTGSNVLPVARFLKYTHLKQAFKSEESKGQDIVQRSVLGPVLPEAMVCYLENYEADRFSEIFLGEFDTPEAIWSSEMRRLMIEKIAAHIADFSPRLQSNTRALYQYCPIPVVSFPQLDNELFCNIYYLRHLCDTIRFPNWPIRDAVKLLKDTLEAWKREVEKKPPSMSVDDAFEVLNLPKGQGQHEESKIRKAYFRLAQKYHPDKNPEGRDMFEKVNKAYEFLCTKSARILDGPDPENIILILKTQSILFNRHKQELEPYKYAGYPMLIKTITMETEDELLFSKASPLLPAAAELAFHTVNCSALNAEELRRDNGIEVLLDALSRCVAVLTASSKPSDMAVQVCGHICKCYSVAAQFEECREKIIELPNIIRDLCHILFYGKGLPKTATLAVQCVSSFAVDFFLQTHLYHAGVLWHLLVHLFNYDYTLEESGVQANQDTNQQEVANSLAKLSLLALSRLGGYTQAPHTPDSNNPVPETNGIEGTPPENPTIRKSLAAMLTPYVSRKLGTGSPSEVLKLLNSNSENPYLIWNNGTRAELLEFLEGQQEGNIKRGENDESFGAEFVFSDHSKELIVGEIFVRVYNEQPAFPLEYPKAFAASLLDYVGSQAQYLHTLLAMSQSNKVESQQHAERLRFAEMALEALRNVIKNNPGSESECIGHFKLLFSLLRVHGAGRVQQLVLEVVNTVTSNQECVSNIAESLVLSNLLLLLHSLPSSRQMVLETLYALASNTKIVKEAMAKGALIYLLDLFCNCTHPQVRTQTAELFSKMTSDKLVGPKVRLTLIRFLPGVFMDAMRDNAEAAVHIFEGTHENPELIWNDNSREKVSTTVREMMLEHFKQQKDNPDVNWKLPEDFTVAYGAGQGEIEVGGVFLRIFIAQPGWVLRKPREFLVSLLETLTELHEKNNPNGEALETVTTAAVCLFSTQSQLADQVPPLGHLPRVLAALNHKNNAVPKSSIRLIHVLSDNELCVRSMASLETIGPLMTGMKARADMAGLACEALNRMFQKEQSELVAQALRMELVPYLLKLLEGIGLETLDNPSATKAQIVKALKSMTRSLQYGEQVNEILAKSSVWSAFKDQKHDLFISESQTAGYLTGPGVAGYLTAGTGTPVMPNVPPPVDNDIGDQG; encoded by the exons GTACAAGCGAGTCTTCTCAGTGGGGACGTATGGCATTACCACTTACAACCCTGCCACGCTAGAAGTAACAAATCAG TGGCCTTATGGGGACATCTGTGGTATCGGTCCTGTTGGAAAAGGTCAGGGAACAGAGTTCAACCTTACATTCCGCAAAGGCAGCGGCAAGAAGTCTGAAACACTCAAGTTCTCAACAGAGCACCGGACAGAGCTACTAACAGAAGCACTG AGATTCCGAACAGAATTTTCAGAGGGAAAAATAACTGGCAGG CGTTACAACTGCTACAAGCACCACTGGAGTGACGCACGGAAGCCAGTGAGTTTAGAGGTGACGCCGGGCGGCATCGACCAGATCGACCCGCAAACCAACCGGGTGGTGTGTTCCTACGACTATCGTAATGTAGAGGGCTTCGTCGAGGTCTCTGATTACCAGGGAGGATTCTGCATCCTTTATGGGGGCTTCAGCAGGCTG CATCTGTTTGCCTCAGAGCACCGGGATGACATCATCCGCTGCGCCATTGAGCATGCTGGGAACTTCATCGGTATCATGCTACGACTGAGGAAGGAGATGTTGACCTTTGAGGATTTTGTGACTGACAGGTTGGGGAAGTACAGCTCAGACGACAGCATCACTTCACTTGCTGAGTTTGTGGTCCAGAAGATCACCCCTCGACACCCG GAGCCTGTTAAGCGTATACTAGCCCTGACAGAGACTTGTCTAGTTGAGAGAGACCCAGCTTCGTACAACATAGTCACCATCAAACCCTTTGGAGAG GTATTTGCTCTCATCTGTGACGTAGACAACCCTCAGGTGTTTACAGTCGAATTCATCAGAGGCCAGATCCGAAAGTTTTCCTCCACAGAAAG GGACTCCCTGTTAGCCAGCCTACTTGATGGAGTCCGCGCATCAGGCAACAGGGATGTGTGCGTCAAGATGGCTCCCACGCAGCGAGGGCAAAGATGGGGCCTACTGAGCATGCCCGTGGATGAGGAGGTGGAGAGTTTGCATCTTAAATTCCTGGCAGCACCTCCTA ATGGAAACTTTGCAGATGCAGTGTTCAGATTCAATGCCAACATATCCTACAGTGGAGTGCTGCATGCAGTAACCCAAGAT GGTCTTTTCTCTGAGAACAAAGAAAAGCTCATCAACAACGCCATCCTGTCTCTTTTATCTCAAGAGGCCGAGCTGCCGGCTCTTAATACGGAGCTGGAGAGCCATTTCCAGGCCATTCGACGCTTGGTGGCCTCCAAGGCTGGCTTCCAGGCTTTCACCCAGCTGCCTAA GTTCAGGGAGAAGTTGGGAGTAAAAACggtaaaagctttaaaaaggaACAACAACAGTGTGACACATGCTGCTGTAGACATGCTCTGTGCCCTTATGTGT CCAATGCATGATGACTATGACCTGAGGCAGGAGCAACTGAACAAGGCCTCTCTGCTGTCCTCCAAAAAGTTCCTGGAGAACCTACTTGAAAAATTCATCACTAATGTg gaCCATGGAACAGGAGCTTTGGTCATCAGCTCCTTACTGGACTTCTTAACGTTTGCCCTGTGCGCCCCCTACAGTGAAACCACAGAGGGGCAGCAGTTTGACATGCTGCTTGAGATGGTTGCCTCCGATGGTCGCACCTTGTTCAAACTCTTCCAG CATCCCTCTATGGCAATAGTGAAGGGAGCAGGCCTAGTGATGAAGGCCATTATTGAG GAAGGAGACAAGGAAATAGCCACCAAGATGCAGGACCTGGCCTTGAGTGAAGGGGCTCTTCCGAGGCATCTGCACACTTCTTTGTTCACCATCAGCTCTGACCAGCGGATGCTAACCAACAG gcAGCTAAGTCGTCACCTGGTGGGACTTTGGACTGCAGAAAACCCTGTTGCCATGAACCTTCTAAAAAGGATACTG CCAACAGGCCTGCTGGCTTACCTGGACAGTCCTGACCCAGTCCCGGAGAAAGATATGGACAGAATGCACGTCCGTGACAACTTGAAAATTGCTACG GACCAGCTAAATCGAAACAAGGTGCCTGAATGGCAGCGTATAGCTGGTAAAGCAGCCAAAGAAGTGGAGAAGTTTGCCAAGGAGAAGGCTGATGTAGTGTTGATGCACTGGAGGGATAAAATGGGCATAGCCCAAAAGGAG AACCCAAACCAAAAGCCTGTCATCCTGAGAAAGAGACGCCAGAGAATAAAGATTGAAGTCAACTGGGAGCTTTTCTACTACAG attccaGCTCGACCATGCACGGTCCAACCTCATCTGGAACCTGAGGACAAGAGAGGAGCTGCGGGATGCTCTGGAAGGGGAGATGCGCGCATTTAGCGTGGACCGTGAGCTCGGCAGTGCCACCGTTATCTCCTGGAACCACCAGGAGTTTGAG GTGAAATATGAGTGCCTTTCAGATGAGATTAAGATTGGGGATTATTACCTGCGTCTGCTGCTTGAGGAGGATGAAAGTGACGAATCGAATGCCATCAAGAGATC ATATGAGTTCTTCAATGAACTCTACCATCGCTTTCTGCTTACACCAAAAGTTACGATGAAGTGCCTGTGCCTGCAGGCGCTTGCTATAGTCTATGGGAAATGTTATGAGGAAATTGGCCCCTTCACAGACACAAAATACATTGTGGGCATGCTGGACCGA TGTACAGACAAACTGGAAAGAGACAGACTCATCCTCTTCCTTAACAAACTCATTCTCAACAAG aAAAATGTGAAGGAGGTAATGGACTCAAATGGAGTGCGTATATTGGTGGATCTGCTCACCATGGCCCATCTGCATACCAACAGAGCTACTGTGCCCCTACAG AGCAACGTGCTGGAGGCATCGCCAGacatgaagagagagagtgagaaagagtgGTACTTTGGTAACGCCGACAAGGAAAGAAGAGGACCTTTCAGTTTTGAGGAG ATGCAGGAGTTTTGGAGCACGGGTGTCCTGACAGCAAAGACAAGATGCTGGGCTCAGGGGATGGATGGCTGGCGCCCTCTACAGGCCATCCCCCAGCTAAAATGGTGTCTCCTGGCGACTGGACAGGCAGTGATGAACGAATCCGACCTGGCTACACTAATCCTTAACATGCTGATCACCATGTGCTCCTACTACCCCAGCAG GGACCAAGATAATGCCATTATCCGTCCTTTACCTAAGATCAAGAGGATGATCAGTGACAATGCTTGCCTCCCTCACATTGTCCAG CTGctgttgacctttgaccccacCCTGGTGGAAAAGGTTGCTAACGTTCTGAACCTGGTGATGCAGGACAACCCTAACTTGCAACGCCTCTATTTAACTGgggtcttcttcttcatcatgaTGTATACGGGCTCCAACGTGCTTCCTGTAGCAAG gtttctGAAGTACACACATCTGAAACAAGCCTTCAAATCAGAGgag TCGAAGGGTCAGGACATAGTGCAGCGTAGTGTTCTGGGGCCGGTACTGCCTGAGGCCATGGTGTGTTATCTGGAGAACTACGAGGCTGACCGCTTCTCAGAGATATTCCTTGGAGAATTTGACACACCTGAGGCCATTTGGAGCAGTGAGATGAG GCGCTTGATGATTGAGAAGATTGCTGCCCACATAGCTGACTTCAGCCCCAGGCTGCAGAGCAACACGCGGGCCCTTTACCAGTACTGCCCCATCCCTGTAGTCAGCTTCCCTCAGCTGGACAATGAGCTCTTCTGCAACATCTACTACCTCAGACATCTGTGTGACACCATCCGCTTCCCCAACTGGCCCATTCGAGATGCt GTAAAGCTGCTAAAAGACACCCTTGAAGCTTGGAAGAGGGAGGTGGAGAAAAAGCCTCCCTCCATGTCCGTTGATGATGCATTCGAAGTCCTCAACCTCCCGAAAGGACAGGGGCA GCATGAGGAGAGTAAAATCAGGAAAGCTTACTTCAGACTGGCGCAGAAGTACCATCCAGACAAGAACCCTGAGGGCAGG GACATGTTTGAGAAAGTCAACAAAGCCTATGAGTTCCTTTGCACAAAGTCTGCCCGTATCTTGGACGGCCCCGACCCGGAAAACATCATCCTTATCCTCAAGACTCAGAGCATCCTGTTCAACCGACACAAACAAG AACTGGAACCTTACAAATACGCCGGTTACCCTATGCTTATCAAAACAATCACAATGGAAACCGAAGATGAGCTGCTATTTTCCAAagcctcccctctcctcccggCTGCTGCAGAATTGGCCTTCCACACCGTCAACTGTTCGGCTCTTAACGCAGAGGAGCTGCGCCGTGACAACGGCATTGAG GTGTTGCTGGATGCCCTCTCTCGGTGTGTTGCTGTGTTAACCGCATCCAGCAAGCCTAGTGACATGGCTGTACAG GTGTGCGGGCACATCTGTAAGTGCTACAGTGTTGCAGCCCAGTTTGAGGAGTGCAGGGAAAAGATCATCGAACTGCCCAACATCATCAGGGATCTCTGTCACATCTTGTTCTATGGAAAG GGCCTCCCGAAAACTGCCACCTTGGCAGTGCAGTGCGTAAGCTCCTTCGCAGTGGATTTTTTTCTACAGACCCATCTGTACCACGCTGGTGTGCTCTGGCACCTGCTGGTCCACCTCTTCAACTACGACTACACTCTGGAGGAGAGCGGCGTGCAGGCAAACCAGGACACAAACCAACAGGAGGTTGCAAACAGCCTGGCCAAGCTCAGCCTGCTAGCTCTCAGCCGTCTGGGAGGCTACACCCAGGCACCACACACCCCGGACAGCAACAATCCTGTTCCAGAGACCAATGGCATTGAGGGCACCCCTCCAGAGAACCCCACCATCCGCAAGAGCTTAGCAGCCATGCTGACTCCGTACGTCTCGAGGAAGCTGGGAACAGGATCTCCATCTGAG GTCTTGAAGCTGCTGAATAGCAACTCTGAGAACCCTTACTTGATCTGGAACAATGGAACCCGAGCCGAGCTGCTGGAGTTCCTGGAGGGTCAGCAGGAGGGAAACATCAAGAGG GGAGAAAACGATGAAAGCTTTGGTGCAGAGTTTGTGTTCAGTGATCACAGCAAAGAGCTGATAGTTGGGGAGATCTTTGTCCGCGTCTACAATGAGCAACCAGCTTTTCCTCTTGAG TACCCTAAAGCATTTGCAGCCAGTCTTCTGGACTACGTAGGCTCCCAGGCCCAGTACCTCCACACTCTGCTGGCCATGAGTCAGAGTAACAAAGTAGAGTCGCAGCAACATGCTGAGAGGCTCCGCTTCGCTGAGATGGCTTTAGAGGCTCTCCGCAATGTCATCAAGAACAACCCCG GTTCGGAGTCAGAGTGCATCGGCCATTTCAAACTGCTCTTCTCTTTGTTGCGGGTTCATGGAGCTGGCAGAGTACAGCAGCTGGTTTTGGAG GTTGTAAATACGGTGACGTCAAACCAAGAATGTGTTAGCAACATTGCCGAGTCGCTGGTGTTGTCCAACCTTCTGTTGCTGCTGCACTCACTCCCCTCCA GCAGGCAAATGGTGCTGGAAACCTTGTATGCACTGGCTTCTAACACAAAGATAGTTAAAGAGGCTATGGCCAAAG GTGCTCTGATCTACTTGCTAGACCTCTTCTGTAACTGCACACATCCCCAAGTTCGCACACAGACTGCAGAGCTCTTCTCCAAGATGACCTCAGACAAGCTGGTCGGACCAAAG GTGCGTCTAACGCTGATCCGtttccttcctggtgtgttcaTGGACGCCATGCGAGACAACGCTGAGGCAGCAGTGCACATATTCGAGGGAACGCATGAGAACCCTGAGCTCATCTGGAATGACAACTCAAGGGAGAAAGTGTCCACCACTGTCCGGGAGATGATGCTTGA GCACTTTAAACAGCAGAAGGATAATCCTGATGTGAACTGGAAA TTGCCAGAGGACTTCACAGTGGCTTATGGAGCAGGACAGGGCGAGATAGAAGTTGGTGGAGTCTTCTTGCGTATCTTTATTGCTCAGCCAGGCTGGGTGCTTCGCAAGCCTCGAGAGTTCCTGGTGTCCCTCCTGGAGACCCTGACTGAGCTGCAcgagaaaaacaaccccaat GGTGAGGCCCTAGAGACGGTTACTACGGCAGCAGTATGTCTTTTCAGCACACAGAGCCAGCTGGCCGACCAGGTTCCTCCTTTGGGTCACCTGCCTCGCGTTCTAGCAGCACTCAACCACAAGAACAACGCAGTGCCCAAGAGCTCCATCCGCCTCATCCACGTGCTATCAGACAATGAG ctgtgtgtacGCTCCATGGCTTCTCTGGAGACTATCGGCCCCCTCATGACTGGGATGAAAGCTCGGGCAGACATGGCTGGATTAGCTTGTGAAGCTCTAAACCGCATGTTCCAGAAGGAGCAGTCAGAACTAGTCGCCCAG GCTCTTAGAATGGAGCTGGTTCCATACCTTCTGAAGCTATTGGAAGGAATCGGCCTAGAGACATTAGATAACCCTTCAGCTACCAAGGCCCAGATAGTGAAGGCTCTCAAGTCCATGACTCGCAGTCTGCAGTACGGAGAACAG GTGAATGAGATTCTAGCGAAGTCTTCAGTGTGGAGTGCCTTCAAAGACCAGAAACATGATCTTTTCATCTCAGAGTCTCAGACTGCAGGCTACCTGACTG GTCCAGGAGTAGCAGGTTACCTTACAGCAGGAACTGGCACCCCTGTAATGCCCAACGTCCCACCCCCTGTGGACAACGACATTGGAGATCAAGGCTGA